A window of Archangium lipolyticum contains these coding sequences:
- a CDS encoding TetR/AcrR family transcriptional regulator: protein MSTRGASRKGQERSEAILDAAQRLLVDEGHAALTLRGVAQRAGIRLGNLQYYFATREELVRALLARVLERATARLEERMGAAGDPAEALDESLKALLEDQLDPASYRLFYDLWALAAREPAIAAELRTFYARYTDTVAERLGQLAPRLSRAETRARAELLVALLEGLSLFRSGTVGEPDRKVEAELRRVVSWLTAGSGRAP, encoded by the coding sequence ATGAGCACGCGTGGTGCCTCCCGCAAGGGCCAGGAGCGGAGCGAAGCCATCCTCGACGCGGCGCAACGGCTGCTCGTGGACGAGGGACACGCGGCCCTCACGCTGCGCGGGGTGGCCCAACGGGCGGGCATCCGGCTGGGCAACCTCCAGTACTACTTCGCGACTCGCGAGGAGCTGGTGCGGGCCCTGCTCGCGCGCGTCCTGGAGCGGGCGACGGCGCGGCTCGAGGAGCGGATGGGCGCGGCGGGAGACCCGGCCGAGGCACTCGACGAGTCGTTGAAGGCCCTGTTGGAGGATCAGCTGGACCCCGCCAGCTACCGGCTCTTCTACGACTTGTGGGCGCTAGCGGCGCGGGAGCCCGCCATCGCCGCGGAGCTTCGGACCTTCTACGCGCGCTATACCGACACGGTGGCGGAGCGGCTGGGCCAGTTGGCTCCAAGGCTGTCCCGCGCGGAGACCCGCGCACGCGCGGAGCTGCTCGTGGCCCTGCTGGAGGGGCTCTCGCTCTTCCGGTCCGGAACGGTGGGGGAGCCCGATAGGAAGGTGGAGGCCGAGCTGCGGCGCGTGGTGTCCTGGCTCACGGCGGGGAGCGGGCGCGCGCCCTAG